The following are encoded in a window of Hyalangium minutum genomic DNA:
- the glgC gene encoding glucose-1-phosphate adenylyltransferase, with amino-acid sequence MAKRILGMILAGGQGTRLAPLTSRRSKPAVPFGSKFRIIDFALNNFINSGIYSIYVLTQFKAQSLTEHIQRGWRFGTFLSDYFITLVPAQMYRFEELGPVWYRGTADAIYQNLHLVENHGADHVAIFSGDHIYKMNVAHMQEAHESQRADITIAAYPVPVAEASRFGIMQVDERGRVTDFQEKPKEGAKTIPGRPDMVLASMGNYIFRRQVLQDLLELDAREEGSQHDFGKNILPRALKDGYHIQTYDFTRNPIPGRDAPNTYWRDVGTLQAYHEASMDLVSVNPEFDLYNPHWPLRTANEYSPPAKFVHEAGDRVGRALNSLIAGGCIISGGVVRESILFRWVRVNSYSEVYRSVIFDEVDIGRHAQIKNAIIDKGVRVPPNTKIGHDLEQDKARGFTVTDNGIVVVPKGYKFG; translated from the coding sequence ATGGCCAAGCGCATCCTTGGAATGATCCTGGCCGGTGGCCAGGGAACCCGGCTCGCCCCCTTGACGTCGCGGCGCTCCAAGCCCGCGGTGCCGTTCGGCTCGAAGTTCCGCATCATCGACTTCGCGCTGAACAACTTCATCAACTCGGGCATCTATTCGATCTACGTGCTGACGCAGTTCAAGGCGCAGTCGCTCACCGAGCACATCCAGCGAGGCTGGCGCTTCGGCACGTTCCTGTCGGACTACTTCATCACGCTGGTACCGGCGCAGATGTACCGCTTCGAGGAGCTGGGGCCCGTCTGGTACCGCGGCACGGCGGACGCCATCTACCAGAACCTGCACCTGGTGGAGAACCACGGGGCGGACCACGTGGCCATCTTCTCCGGCGACCACATCTACAAGATGAACGTGGCGCACATGCAGGAGGCGCACGAGTCCCAGCGCGCGGACATCACCATCGCCGCCTACCCGGTACCGGTGGCCGAGGCGAGCCGCTTCGGCATCATGCAGGTGGACGAGCGCGGCCGCGTCACGGACTTCCAGGAGAAGCCCAAGGAGGGCGCGAAGACGATCCCGGGCCGGCCGGACATGGTGCTGGCCAGCATGGGCAACTACATCTTCCGGCGGCAGGTGCTGCAGGACCTGCTCGAGCTGGATGCGCGCGAGGAGGGCTCGCAGCACGACTTCGGCAAGAACATCCTCCCGCGGGCGCTGAAGGACGGGTACCACATCCAGACGTATGACTTCACGCGCAACCCCATCCCGGGGCGGGATGCGCCGAACACGTACTGGCGCGACGTGGGGACGCTGCAGGCGTACCACGAGGCCTCGATGGACCTGGTCTCGGTGAACCCGGAGTTCGACCTGTACAACCCGCACTGGCCGCTGCGCACGGCGAACGAGTACAGCCCGCCAGCGAAGTTCGTCCACGAGGCCGGGGATCGGGTGGGCCGGGCGCTCAACTCGCTGATTGCCGGCGGCTGCATCATCTCCGGCGGCGTGGTGCGCGAGAGCATCCTCTTCCGGTGGGTGCGCGTGAACTCGTACTCGGAAGTGTACCGCTCGGTGATCTTCGACGAGGTGGACATCGGCCGCCACGCCCAGATCAAGAACGCCATCATCGACAAGGGTGTGCGCGTGCCGCCGAACACGAAGATCGGCCATGACCTGGAGCAGGACAAGGCGCGCGGCTTCACGGTGACGGACAACGGCATCGTCGTGGTGCCCAAGGGCTACAAGTTCGGCTGA
- a CDS encoding dienelactone hydrolase family protein, protein MRRKLRAALLGVLAAVLGASLLVGPRYLRGLSLVVRASGMQEEWATSLARWQTGPFEVSDLQVPSRHGPLRARLYRPREARGHPIVLTSGVHADGIDEPRLVKLAKDLATGGQVVLTPEPTDLLRYEITPRLPDMIEDAAAWLSTQKELAPDGRVSLFGISFSGGLSIVAAGRSELKDKVAAVLSLGGHGDLSRVLSFLCTGVLPDGRPLKPHDYGVVVILMNVADRLVPPEQVEPLRTGIRTFLRASHLTLHDAKRAEETFEEARRMQGQLPEPASRLMGYVNTRDVASLGPLLLPLVQDFAADPSVSPERSPPPSAPVYLLHGADDTVIPAVEASLLAQALRPHTKVHLLATPLITHAEVDRSAQWGDVWELVSFWTHLLEE, encoded by the coding sequence ATGCGGCGCAAGCTCCGAGCGGCGCTCCTGGGAGTTCTGGCCGCAGTGCTCGGGGCGAGCCTGCTGGTCGGGCCGCGGTACCTGCGAGGGCTCTCGCTGGTGGTCCGGGCCTCGGGGATGCAGGAGGAGTGGGCCACGTCGCTGGCCCGATGGCAGACGGGGCCGTTCGAGGTGTCCGATCTCCAGGTCCCCTCGCGCCATGGGCCGCTCAGGGCCCGGCTCTACCGTCCTCGGGAAGCACGGGGACACCCGATCGTGCTCACATCGGGAGTCCACGCGGACGGTATTGATGAGCCACGGCTGGTGAAGCTGGCGAAGGACCTCGCCACGGGTGGCCAGGTGGTCCTCACGCCCGAGCCCACGGATCTCCTCCGCTACGAGATCACCCCTCGGCTCCCGGACATGATCGAGGACGCGGCAGCGTGGCTCTCCACACAGAAAGAACTCGCTCCCGACGGAAGGGTCAGCCTGTTTGGCATCAGCTTTTCCGGGGGGCTCTCGATCGTCGCGGCGGGGCGTTCTGAGTTGAAGGACAAGGTGGCCGCCGTGCTCTCGCTGGGCGGGCATGGCGATCTGTCGCGTGTGCTCTCTTTTCTGTGCACGGGGGTGTTGCCGGATGGCCGTCCGCTGAAGCCCCACGATTACGGGGTGGTGGTCATTCTCATGAACGTCGCCGACCGGCTGGTGCCCCCGGAGCAGGTAGAGCCACTGCGCACGGGCATCCGAACGTTCCTGCGAGCCTCGCACCTCACGCTTCATGACGCGAAGCGGGCGGAGGAGACGTTCGAGGAGGCGCGTAGGATGCAGGGCCAGTTGCCCGAGCCCGCCTCTCGCCTGATGGGGTACGTCAACACGCGGGATGTGGCGTCCCTGGGACCGTTGTTGCTGCCGCTGGTCCAGGACTTTGCCGCAGACCCCTCTGTGTCGCCGGAGCGCTCCCCTCCTCCGTCAGCCCCTGTGTATCTGCTGCACGGCGCGGACGACACGGTGATCCCCGCCGTGGAGGCCTCACTGCTGGCCCAGGCGCTGCGGCCTCATACGAAGGTCCACCTGCTGGCGACTCCGCTGATCACCCACGCCGAGGTTGACCGGAGTGCGCAGTGGGGCGACGTCTGGGAGCTCGTGTCCTTCTGGACGCACCTGCTCGAAGAATAG